GAAGAAACAGGGCAAGTGTGACACTTGCAATTTCATATAGTATTGCGACAATCAAGAAATCTAATGCTACACCGCTACTTGACTACTATCTTAAAGCATAGGAGTTTGAGCAGATGTTGTCAAACAAGGGCATCTAGCCCGGGTCACCCAGGTTCCAGCATCCAGCTAGTGCAAGCACTGAAGAAAAACAGAACGGAGAGCTAGtcattgaagaaggaaaacagaaCGTAGTGTTTGTCATGGTTTGATGAAagcagctagtgcaggcaccgAGTACTCTGTGCTCTTATGCACTCTCAGTTTAACTTTTTAAGTGAAACTTATACTGAGCCAGCGCTTTGATTTTGCTGTCCTAGATTGAAAACATCAATGAATAAAATAGGAGTACCAAATAATCTGATTAATGATTCCTACTGGTCCACAGTTTAACTATTGTAACCATTGAAGTTGGTGTAAACATCCCGCTCCCTTGATTCTAGGGAGAAAATAAAAAGGAGGTAGACAAACTATACCATGTACTCGGATCCCTTCCATCACAAAATGTAAATATTTTAGCTTTAAAAAAATGTAAATATTTGCCTTACTTTCTCCTATGTCAAACAATAATAGGTTTGACCAAGTTTATAGAATGAATAATAATATTTATGACATCAGATGAGTACCATATTAGATATATTATAAAATATACTTTTACAATTTAATTCTTTGATGTGGTATATGTTAAttgttttctttataaaattgaTAAAACTTGGAATATTTTGATTTAGAACAAACTTATAAGTGATTATATTTTTGGACACAGAAGAAAATTAACGAAGAAATGCACATTTGTCTATGCAGACACAGTTTCCAGGGGCATCAATGGCTCCGAGTCCCAGCAAGTTTGCAATGAATTATTTACCATGAAcaaataaaataaatgaagaAATGCACATTTGTCGAGAATCACCGACGTCTCCAGCAAGTTTAGAACCTACAATAAGATAGCGACTTCTTTACCATGATGCAACTTAGAGGCTAGGACCTTAGCCCTTAACCATGGCCATGGACAAGGAAAGCCCATCTCTATCAAATCTCCATGGACGAAGCCACATCAGAACATCCACCCATGTATTTCCTGGTGGAAGAAACACACTAGCGCTGGTACTCACAACAGGGTTATTCGTCCTCCTCTTCTCAACACATCATCCTGCGACTTTCTACCACTATCCTATGCCAACAGACATCTCTCCTCAGGAGACGAAAATCGGTAAGCCTCTACTGAACAACATATATCTATCTGCTCTTTACTGACCAGCATATATTTATCTGCTCTTTCTTCTTCATGCAAAAGTGTCCCTTtcgttttccttttctttttctgaagCTTACTGGATCTTTCTTCGTTTCCAATATGATATAGCTGGGCATGAGATCCCAGCTCAATATTGTACATCGAGTTAAGATTTATCAAAGATTAGATAATATGCTTACAATGCCTGTGATTTCAAAAGCATATGTAGCCTGGCTATCTCTGCAAATTCAAATGGCTTCTTTTGCCCAGATAATCTGTATATAATGTTCCAGAGGCATTTGGACCTTGTAATGTTCTGCATCTCAGATTAGTTGATGAAAATGGGGCAtgtgcaaaaagaaaaaaaatcaagacATTATAAAAACGCAGGTAAAAAACATGAACAAACAAAGTAAAATAGATCCCTTTGCCTCCAAAATTCGACCCAGTGCATGATAATCAAATGTAGTAGGTTGGCAATAACTAGCGTTTCCTTATAGTTTCACAAACAGCGTCTCTGCCAAAGAATTTTGTAAAAGAGGTAATTTTGCTCTGCTTTTTAGGTTATGAAGACAAAGTTTGCAATCTGTTCAATGGCTCATGGATCAGGGATTTCAGAGGCCCCATTTATACCAACTTTACATGCCCAACGATGCCAGACTCAAAAAACTGCGGAAAGTATGGAAAGCAAATGGATTATGTAAACTGGAAGTGGGTGCCACATGGTTGTGACATGGTAAGGTTTGAGCCTCAGCTGTTCTTGAATATTGTCCGAGGGAAGACAATGGCGTTCGCTGCAGATTCAATTGGACGGAACCAGATGGAGTCACTACTTTGTTTACTGTCTCAGGTGAGTAACCTTTGTTTTAGTTCTGCAAGATGTTAATAACATGTTTTAGTTTTTTATATAACATGTACCCTTATTACCAGTGACAGATTTGCACAGTATATATGATAGACCCAATGTTCTTGGACAACATTATCAGTGGGACCCTCAATAAAAAGTTTCCCCAGTCTGTTTCCTAGTTTGCTACAGATTTCCTTGCCTCTCTTCTTCTAGGAAACGTTAAGGAAACAAGCACAAGAAAGCCATTTGGGTGAAAATTCAGTTCCATCATATCAATTAGGCAATCCTAACATCTACAGATCTTTACAAATCCTCATGCCCACATTCATACAGTTGAGCGATCCAGATGATACTAATAGGCCAAAGTGGCTCAAGGCCTGATTTTGCATATGTGATAACCTAAAATCACATGACATTAACTCCCATGGTGTCATTGATTTAGTGTGGGCATGATAAGCTACCTTACCTTCATGCTGCAGAAAATTtatgatcggctatctatatcgaACAATTTTTTTCTAAAGAAATATCGAATGAACTCTCAGAGGAACTCTACTTTATTTACCTTACATCTGTAGCAAACTTTATCTCCTGTTGTTGTGAAATTCAGAAATTATGATAAGAGAATCTAACTCAAACCCTATAAAACACTGCAGGTGGAAACTCCAATCAAAGTTTATAGTGACACTAAAGATAAATTTGTCACTTGGCACTTCAAATCCCACAATTTTACACTCATGGCACTGTGGACCAAATTTCTTGTAGAAGCATCAGAAAGAGAGATCAATGGCACAGAGGTTGAAATGCATGACATACACCTGGATAAACTTGATGCAAGATTAGCTGCAAACTTACATGAGATCAATATTTTAGTCATATCGAGTTCCCGATGGTTCTTCAGGAAGAATTATCTCTATGAAGGTGGGAAACTCATTGGATGCATATACTGCTCGGAGGATAACATCACAAGCATTGATGTCATTACAGCTATTCAGAGGGCGCTTAGAACGGCCCTTGGTAACTTGACCAATTGCCAAGAATGTGGACTGCAGTTAACATTAGTAAGAACAGCAACACCAGCACATTTTGAAAATGGTTTCTGGAATTCTGGAGGATATTGCAATAGAACTGAACCAGTGGAAAAAGGAGAAGCAATGACCAGGACAGTTGAGTGGGCAATAAGAAACGCGCAGGTTGAGGAAGCTAACAGAGCACAAAATGGAAGCAGACACAAGGGACAGATGAACCTAGAGATTCTAGATATTACCGAAGCTATGTCTATGAGACCTGATGCACACCCAGGGATCCATTGGAATAACAAGTGGATGAGGGGTTACAGTGACTGTTCCCATTGGTGTTTGCCAGGACCGATAGATACGTGGAACGAGCTATTACTCTCTGTGCTTAAGAAATATGGGAAAGAGTTGCAGAATCATCAATGATGCAAAATGACAAATCGAAGTACATTAGCATGTTAAACTAGCCAAGCCTAATTTTTAGCGGCTGGGAGGTCTTCTCGCTAATGTTAGTGAGGCCTTTTGCCAATTAAAGGTCACGACAggtttctatttcttttcttacATCAAACTCAAGCCTTCTGTTATGTAGCAGAAGTTTTTAAATAATTTAATGATCTGATTAGCAGAGTAGTATATTTTCTGAAAACATGAAAAACTTAGCCTACTCTTATTCAATTTTTCATCAATTCGATCCATATGTAGTGAAGTAACTTCCACTCACTGATTGTATGGGCTATAACACCGAATCATGATATGTTACAAACGATTAAACTGTGAACTCATGCTCATGAGATTAGTGAGCGTATGGGCTATATTATTGAATCAACATTCGTTACAAGCATTGTCAACTCATTTTTAACTAAATAATTTTGTGATAGCCAATTAACGAATGACAATTGATTTTTCTCAAGCTATACACCAGTGAAAATATGTGACAAACAGAACCGTACATTTATACACAAAATTCAACCTCATGTGTACCTGTTGATCCTGTTGAACGTTTAGCGTGTCAAAATATTATCATCGAAGTCTTTGGTTGAAGACTCAACAACTGAAGCTTGGGGTAATTCCTTGCTCATCAAATACTTCCGCTTTTGAAGGCTCAGCCAAACCAAAATACTGTCAGTCTCGACAATGTTATATCCAGATTTCCTGTACATGTTGAATGGCACTTGATCGATAATTCTACAGTGAAGATATACACGTCTTTTTGCATCCATTTTGATGACCAAATCCTCACATGCCTTAAGAAGTTGTTTTCCGATTCCTCTCCTATGGGGAAAAACAAGGCAGACTTTAGAAAGTACTACAATCGACAAAATTAAACAAACATAGATGAACAAACAACTTGATATGGCATTTTTCAACCAACATATTATCTAACTCATACAAACATTCTGCGTCATGCACCAGAAGGTTTCTTCTGTTGCTTCCGTCATGCGTGACAAGATATTTCTTACAGCACATTATAGAAGTTACAACTAACAAGGAAGCACCATTTGCAGCCAACTCTTGCATCAAACTTATTTTCCAGAAGAAATAGGCAAATTGGTTGCCCGGTAAAGAGCACTATAAATCGTAATGCTATCAATTACCTCCTCAATGCCGTCTTCACAGTCATGTTACAGATGTACGGGAAGTCGAGCGGCGGGGTGGGCGTGGGCGGGGCCCCGGGCGCGCCCACCGCGTCGAACGACACCTCCGCCGTGCACGCCATCTCCCCTTCATCTTTACCCGCCCCATCTTCGCTGCCCTCATCTACGTCATCCTCCGTGGCGCCGGCCGCGTCGGCGGGGCGGTAGAACCCCACGAGCaccgcggcgtgcggcgcgagcccgcggcgctcgtggaggTACCTGCGGATGACGAACGTGAGGAGCTGCGCGTAGCGCTGGGCCGGGGCCCACCGGACGGTCTCGGAGAACGAGGAGGCCAGGAGGCGGACGAGCGCCTCGGCCACGGCGTCGTCTTCGGGGCCGCGGGTGAGGGCGCGCACGGTGAGGAGGCCGTGCGGGAAGACGTGCTCGTAGCGGAAGGCCGCGAGCTCGTCGAGCTGCGAGAGCGCGCGCGGCGATAGGAAGACGCCGGGGCCCGGGCTGCCGCcaggggagggggcggcggccggaggtgcAAGCCGGATGTGGCGCGGCGTGGGGCAACGGGAGAAGAGGAGGTGGGCGTGCCTGGAGACGGCGGGAGTTAGCGAGAGGAGGGCGGGCGACGCCGCCATCGGGGATGCCGATGCCAGCGCGGAGCAGAAGGGGGCAGGCCGGGAACTCGAGGGGCGATTTTTTCTTTTGGATTTCCTAAGCGGCTTACGTGGATAAACGTCAAACTTTTCCTTTTAAACGGCTTGTGGGCGACTGACTGACATGTGTGTGCCGCTAGCCTAAAGATGAGACTTTGGGCCGGGCTCTTTATACGTTGCCTGCAACGATAGTCTTTGGCCCAAACTGGAACGAGAAATCACACATGCCAACTTTTGTGAAAAATTTTCTTACATAATTTTGTGCCATAGTAGATGGGTGGCTCAAATTACATCAGGAAGTAAGTTGATAAATCAAAACTTGTAAAACATCGAATTAGTTTATCAGAAATGTTGAGTGTCGAAATGTGATAACGGTTTGGTGGACTGTTGAATTAAATTTTAAAAAGGTATTAAAACACGGCGGGCTAAATGGGTCTACTCGCTTAACAAGCATTGGGAAGCTACATAGAAATCACCATTGGAAATGCATGAACTCGAGAGATTAGAGTCCATAACTCGGAAGTTAATATACGTTGTCAAATCCGCAACTTTATTCGGATGACCTCTACCCCCATCATAAAACCTGTTCTTCCTCTTAGCACATGCCAGCCCTCCTTTATGTCATCTATTGAGTTTCGGAATGTTAGACTAGAATATTGTTGTTGTGATCGGGGAGGGCCGTTAGGGTTGATGCTTTAGTTTAGGAGTTGCCAAGAGGGCCTCCTCTCCCAATGGGTCTACAGGAGGGCAAAAGAAGGTCATCTAGCCCAATGGGCAGACCAAATGCGAGGTGATAGAGAGGTGACAATCAAGGGTGGCCCGACGATGGTGTGGCGAGGTGGGCTAAAAATTACCGGCATTAAAATGGGTGAAAAGTTGCATGTATTCAAGAAGttgaagatggtgatgatgtGTGTCCGGGATCAGTTGATGGATAGAACCCCTTGATAAATCTTGTTACAACAGCTAGCTATGGCATGTCACAATGACATTTGTGGTTCCAACTTGAATTTTTATGAGGCGGACTAAAGGGAAAGAAGAATCCCCTCTCAATCCTTTTTTTTAATTTGTCTTTCCTCTTAGTATCCCTCACCATGTGTTTGGTTGGGGATAATTGGTGCAAGGGAGGGGTGTTATATAGAGGCTTAAATCTCTCTTGTTTATTTGTTAGGAGTGTGAGTTTTGGTAGGATGGGAAATGAGAATTTAGACTCTCAAGGGTCAACTCTCACCAGTCACTTCCAAAGTAGGGTGAAAATTTGACGAATTTTTGCTTCAAGTGGAAGTTGAATGCATATCTACCTTTTATCATGACTTATAATAATGCAATTTCCCATTTCAAAACTCATACACCAAACAGATGTCTAAATCCCCCCCTCTTAATATGATATTCCCTTCATGAACCAAATAAATGACTGTGATATTAATTCTCTCAGTCGATGCACACCACTTACTATGTCTCTTTCGCTGCCAGACGCACCCTCGATTCCTTTTGTCACATGGTAAGGTTTGAGACAAAGAGATAAGTTAACATGCAGCGatgcaaaagaaaaaaatataacTTCGTGAACAAAACATTGTGGAAGCAGAAGCAATATGCAGCACAATCGCCACACCAGAGCACGAAGATGCGTGGCGCTGCCGTGCAAGCAGCACGAGCAACCCAGGAGTCAGCAGCTGCCTCGTGCTCCTGTCTGCTGGACAGAAGGGCCCTCCTCTCTCTTTGCTCCGAACGTTTCCTCTTCACAAACCATATCGATCGGTTGATGATGTTCAGACCACCAGACCAATCTCATCTCGAGCACCGAAGCTGCCAACAAAATGAATCTGCATCAACAACCTTTTCCGGCTTGGCCGGACGCATAACTCACGCCCTGAACGGCTCGCCGTTGCAGTTGGCTTGGCACCCGTCGCTGTCCCTTTGTCGCGTCTGAATAAGCCCTGCATTCTGATGATCTGATCAGATCAGAGGACAATTTTGCCGCTGCTCCTGAACCATGGCAGACGCTTTACTGTTTCAACCAAAAACCGAACAATTAAACCGGCGCCCTTTTGGCAACTGCGAACCAGATCACTCAATTCCTGTCCGGCCTCATCCATGTTTTCTTCCGGCCGGACCAAAGAATTCCTCCAATTACTCCGATCCAACCTGTGCATTGCATTGCAGCCAGCCGGTCTCACCATTCAATTTCCTCTGAAAAAGAAGTCTCGCAGTTCAACGAGAACACGGCCCGA
The sequence above is drawn from the Panicum hallii strain FIL2 chromosome 7, PHallii_v3.1, whole genome shotgun sequence genome and encodes:
- the LOC112901697 gene encoding uncharacterized protein LOC112901697, with the protein product MAASPALLSLTPAVSRHAHLLFSRCPTPRHIRLAPPAAAPSPGGSPGPGVFLSPRALSQLDELAAFRYEHVFPHGLLTVRALTRGPEDDAVAEALVRLLASSFSETVRWAPAQRYAQLLTFVIRRYLHERRGLAPHAAVLVGFYRPADAAGATEDDVDEGSEDGAGKDEGEMACTAEVSFDAVGAPGAPPTPTPPLDFPYICNMTVKTALRRRGIGKQLLKACEDLVIKMDAKRRVYLHCRIIDQVPFNMYRKSGYNIVETDSILVWLSLQKRKYLMSKELPQASVVESSTKDFDDNILTR